From the Prochlorococcus marinus str. AS9601 genome, the window AATAAAACATGACAGCTGCATTATTTGAAACAGAAGTTGGGAACATTAATATTGAATTTTTCTCTGACGATGCACCTAATACAGTTAAAAACTTCACGAGCCTAATTAGTGATGGTTTTTATGATGGTCTAGCATTTCACAGAGTTATTCCTGGATTTATGGCTCAGGGTGGATGTCCAAATACTCGTAATGGAGCATCAGGTATGCCTGGAACTGGTGGGCCTGGATATAATATAAAATGTGAAATTAATTCCAATAAACATCTAAAAGGCTCACTTTCTATGGCTCATGCAGGAAAGGATACAGGTGGAAGTCAGTTTTTCATAGTTTATGAACCACAACCCCATCTCGATGGAGTTCATACAGTTTTTGGTAAGACTGATGATATGGATGTAGTGCTAAAGCTTACTAATGGGTCAAAAATTTTAAAGGCAACTTTAAAATAGTTTTTAGCTCTCAAAAACAATACTAAATGTCTCTTTATCTAGATTAAATTTTCTTGTAGATGAATACAAGATTTCATTATTTATTGAAAATTTAGTATTGATTAATTTGATACTACTTTTTGGGTGTAATGCTTGTTCAATGTTTCTAGAAACAATAATTCCAATCTTTGTACTATTTTCATAATTGGATAAAAATTGAATAAATAATTCTATATTCTTTATCTCTTCATTAGTAATGTTGGAATTGGTTCTATTCTTATCATGTAAAATTCGCCAAACTAATTTTGGTCGATTCCAAAAAGCCAATAATCTTGGAGTACTTTCAAGTTTAATATTAATTTTCTTATCACTACAGAATTTAATAACGTTATTTTTTATTGGAACTAGATCAATAGATTTATATTTTCCGTCAAGAAATATTGATATAAATGGATCGATATTTCTTGAATTAGAATTATCTTCATCAATCATGTGACCTAGCTTCGTTTTTTTTACACTCAAATATTCTGCATTATTATCGTTTGGACAAATTACTAATGGAACTCTCTCAATAACTTCTATTCCATAACCACCTAATCCAGCAATCTTTCTGGGATTATTTGTAAGTAATTTTAGTTTTTTTATACCTAGATCGGTTAATATCTGTGCTCCAACTCCGTAATTTCTGAGATCAGCTGGAAAACCTAATTTTTCATTAGCTTCTACAGTGTCTAATCCACCATCCTGCAAACTATAAGCTTTTAATTTATTTATTAGACCAATACCTCTGCCTTCTTGCCTTAAGTAAACAACAACCCCCTCTTCCTCCTTTTCTATCCTTGATAAGGCAGCCTCTAATTGGGGTCTACAATCACAACGTAAAGATCCAAAAGCATCGCCAGTCAAGCACTCTGAATGCATTCTTACTAATACAGGTTCGCTTAATTTGAATGATTTTTGTTTAACTAATGCAACGTGCTCTGAACCATCAAGTTCATTAACATATCCATAAGCTTTGAAATTACCAAAAATACTTGGAAGTACCGCATCGGATTTTCTAAATACAAATCTCTCAGTTTGGAAACGATAACTAATTAAATCAGCTATGGATATTAATTTCATTCCCCACTGTTTTGCATACTCTTTAAGTTGAGGAAGTCTTGACATGGAACCATCAGGATTTTGTATTTCGCAAATAACTCCAGCGGGATAAAGACCTGACATCGCCGCAATATCTACTGCCGCTTCAGTATGACCTGCTCTTTTTAATACTCCACCTTTCTTAGCTCTTAATGGAAAAATATGTCCTGGCCTTCTCAAATCATCTGGTTTTGTCTTTGGGTTTATAGCAACTTGAATTGTCTTTGCCCTGTCTTCAGCAGAAATTCCAGTAGTAACATTATTTTCAGGTCCAGCATCAATTGATATCGTAAAAGCGGTTTGATTTTCATCTGTATTTCTATCTACCATTAATGGCAAATCTAAAGAATCAAGTTTTTCGCCTTGCATTGCTAGGCATATAAGTCCACGTCCCTCAGTTGCCATAAAATTAATTTGCTGTGGAGTAGCAAACTGAGCCGCACATATTAGATCTCCTTCATTTTCTCTTCTTTCATCATCTACAACAATTATGCATTCACCATTTCTTATGGCTGCCAACGCATCGCTGATAGGATCAAATTCAATTTTAAAAGATTCATTTATATCCAAAATTGTTCCATTATTTGATTTGGGACTTGTTTCTTTCATTATTCCTATCAATATAGAAAAATAGTGTTTTAGTTACCTTAAATTCAACACTTTATAATCCTATCTCAAAGTCTGCCAATTCAAAGAAATGAATGTTGCAATTGTAGGTGCTACTGGTTACGGCGGTATTCAAGCGGTAAATCTTTTAAAGAAAATAAAAAAATACAAAATTTCATTTTTAGGAGGTAATAAAACATCTGGATCAAAGTGGAATGAAAATTTTCCTTTTATTTATCTAGATAATGATCCCTATATAGAAGAAATTTCTGTAGATAATATTTCAAAAAATGCAGATGTTGCTTTGCTTTGCTTACCAAATGGACTATCTTCAACATTGACAAGGAAATTATTAGATCGGGGACTTAAAGTTATTGATTTATCTGCTGATTACAGATATAAGTCTTTAGATGAATGGAAAAATGTATATTCCAAAGAAGCTGCTATTTATAAAAGGAATGATGACGATTTATGTAAAGAGGCAGTCTACGGTCTTCCCGAAATAAATAAAGAAGCCATTTCAAAAGGAAGATTAATTGCCTGTCCAGGATGCTATCCAACATCTGCTCTTATTCCTTTAGTTCCTTATCTTTCTCAAGGAATTATTGAAAATGAAGGTATAGTAATTGATTCTAAAAGCGGAACTTCTGGTGGTGGTCGAGAACCAAACCAAAAGCTACTTTTATCAGAATGTGGAGAAGGTCTATCAGCATATGGATTGATTAACCATAGACATACCTCAGAGATCGAACAGGTAGCATCTTTAATATCTGGAAATAAAATTGAACTGCTCTTTACTCCACATTTGGTACCGATATCAAGGGGTATGCATTCGACTATATATGGGAGATTAAGAGATCCAGGATTAACTTCTGATGATTGCAGAATTCTTTTGGATAATTATTATAGAAATTTCAAAAATATTAAGGTCTTACCTGTAGATACATTCCCATCAACAAAATGGGTTAAAAATACAAACCAAATTTTCCTTTCTGTTAAAGTCGATATTCGAAATGGGAGGATTATTATTTTATCTGCAATTGATAATTTGTTAAAAGGTCAGACTGGGCAAGCAATTCAAAATTTAAATCTTATGAGTGGATTTTCAATGGATGAAGGTCTTGATTTAACTAATAATTTTCCATAAAATTACTTCTTATCAAAAACCCAGCTTGAGAGATTGAGTGAGGTAAAATTTTATGCTCAAGCATTTGTATCCTTTTGGAAAGTGATTCAATATCATCATCATCTCTAATTGACAATGCAGCTTGCATTATCAATGATCCACTATCTACCTCCTCTTCTACAAAATGTACTGAACAACCAGTTATTTTTGAACCATTTAATACAGAGTCCTTTATCGCAGAACCACCTTTATATGCGGGAAGTAATGAAGGGTGAATATTTATTATCTTATTCTTAAATTTATTAATAAAAAAAGGAGAAACAATTTTCATCCAGCCAGCCATAACTACAAGTTCAACATCGTAATGAATTAAAGTATTTATAATTTCTAATTCAAATAGTTCTTTTTGCGAAAAGTCTTTGCCTCTTATAATTTTGTGAGGTATTTTATTACTTTCAGCTCTCTTTATACATCCTGCATCATCTTTGTTAGTTATTAGAACTTTTATATCTATATCTAATTCTCCTTTTTCTGAGAGATCAATTAATTCCTGAAAGTTTGTTCCTTTCCCAGAAGCTAGTACACCTATTTTTAATTTAGGGGAAAATCTTCTAAATTCAGATATCTCAGGCGAAATTATGTAATTAAATGATCTATCCAAAATTTTTTTATTTTATCCAATGATAAATTCATATGAAATAAAAAAAACCCTCATTTTTAATTGTTTATATTCAAAAACATATTTATTTGAAGATAATAATTTAAACAAATTTAAATGATTCAAATCTATGTACTATTCGTATAGATATAATTGAATAATAAATAAAAGAAACAAATATATAAAATGAATGGAGATTTAAACTCTTGGGATAAATTTTGTAATTATCTTTGGTTTGATAAAAAATTAAATATTTGGTTAGACATAAGCAAAATTAATTTCACAAGTAAAGAGATAAAAAATTTAGAAGATAAATTTAAAGATGTTTTTTCATCAATAAAAGAATTAGAAAATGGTGCAATCTCAAATATTGATGAAAATAGACAAGTTGGACATTATTGGCTTAGAAATCCATCAATTTCACCCTCTTCAAAAATAGGAGAAGAAATTAGAGCAGATATTAATTCAATCTCTGAATTTGGAAAACAAATTTTAAATGGGGATATTAAGAATAAGAATAATCAGCAGTATACTGATGTTCTATGGATAGGAATTGGTGGAAGTGGATTAGGACCATTACTTATTACAGAGTCACTGCAGAAGTGTTCTAAAGGCTTAAATTTTTCTTATATCGATAATGTTGATCCTTTTTTAATTAGCGAAAAGTTAGAAGAGTTATCTGAAAAATTATCAACAACATTATTTGTAGTAGTAAGCAAATCAGGTGGTACGCCTGAACCTAGAATTGCTATGGAAATTATTAAAAGTCACTGCGAAAACAATTCTCTTGAATGGAATTCTAATGCTATAGCTATAACTATGAAAGGTAGTAAGTTATTCAAAAAAGCTACTTCTGAAAATTGGTTAAAAATATTTAATTTGCAAGATTGGGTTGGTGGAAGAACTAGTATTACAAGCTCTGTGGGATTACTTCCATTAGCTCTTATTAATGAAAATATATCTGAATTTATCAGAGGTGCATCATTAATGGATGAAACCACACGTATAAGAGATTTTAAAAATAATCCAGCAGCACTATTATCATCCGCATGGTATTTAACTGGGGATGGTATTGGAAAGAGAGATATGGTCGTATTACCTTATAGAGATAGGTTACAGGTTTTTAGTAAATATCTTCAGCAATTAGTAATGGAATCATTAGGAAAGAAATTTAATAGGAATGGTCAAGTAGTTAATCAAGGTATTTCCGTTTTTGGTAATAAAGGATCTACAGATCAGCATGCCTATGTTCAGCAACTGAGAGATGGTATTGATAATTTCTTTTGTATTTTTATTGAATTATTAGATTCTCCATCTACTAATATATTTGATGAAAAAGAGAATCCTAAAGAATATCTTTCTGGTTTTTTGCAAGGAACCAGATCAGCACTCTCTAGTGAAAACAGACAAAGTATCACTATTACGTTAGAAAAGTTAAATTGTTTTTCACTAGGTGCCTTAATCGCTTTATTTGAAAGGGCTGTATCCTTCTACGCTGAATTGGTAAATATAAATGCATATGATCAACCTGGAGTTGAAGCTGGAAAGAAAGCAGCTGCAAATATTATTGAGTATCAACAAAAAGTAAGTCATTTATTAGATGAAGGTGGAGAATATTCTATAAATGACATAACATCATTATTTGATAATTCAGTTAGTGAACCTATATTTTTTATACTCCGTGAAATGTGTTTCGGTAATGATAATTATTTAGTTAAGGGCGATTGGTCAAATCCAAATTCATTAGTTATTCAAAAAATAAATTCTTAAACAACAATATTCATTATTTTTCCTTTAACAATAATTATTTTTCTTATTTCCTTATCTTGAGTCCATTTTAATATGTTAGGTCTTTTAAGAGTCAATTCTTTAATTTGATCTTCACTCATATCATTATTAATATTTACTTTGTCTCGAACTTTTCCATTCACTTGTATTACTAGTTCATATGAATCTTCCTTTAGTGCCTCGGCATTAAAGGAAGGCCAGTGTTCTAAATGTACAGATTTTTTAAATCCTATAAGATGCCATATTTCTTCTGCAATATGAGGTGCAAATGGAGCCAACAAAATACAAAAAGTTTTTAAAGCATCAATTTTTAAATTATTGTTTATATCATTAATGGAATTTGATAATGAATTATAAAACTTCATTAGTTCTGAAATCGCAGTATTAAATTGGTTATTTAATATATCATTTGAAATTTCTTTTATAGCAATATTCATTGACTTTATTAAACTTTTTTCTTTATCTGGATGGGAATTAGATTTACTATTTATATTTTTTGCACAATTTATATAAAGCTTCCAAATCCTACTTAAAAATCTAAATTGTCCTTCAACATCTGTATCTCCCCATTCCAAATCTTTTTCAGGTGGTGCTTTAAATAATATAAACATTCTTGCTGTATCTGCTCCATATTTTTTAATTACTGATTCAGGGTCTATTCCATTATATTTAGACTTAGACATCTTCTCGAAAAGAACTTCGAGTTTAGAATTGTCAATTGGATCTGTAGGATTTGATAAGTCAGTAATATCGGAAGGAGAAACATATTTACCAGTTTTATTGTTTTTATAGGCTGCGGACTGAACCATTCCTTGCGTTAATAGTTTTTTGAAAGGTTCATCAATATCAAATAGTTCATTATCTCGCAAAGCTTTAGTGAAAAATCTTGCATATAATAAATGCAAAATTGCATGCTCTACACCTCCAACATATTGATCTACAGGTAACCACTTATTAATTTCATTCTTTTCAAATGGCTTAGTTGAACATTTTGAAGATGGGTATCTTAAAAAATACCAAGATGAACACATGAAAGTGTCCATAGTATCAGTTTCTTTCCTTGCCCCTATTCCACATTTTGGACATGTTGTATTTATCCAATCATTATTATTACCTAAAGCATTAATCTTGTTAGCGGAGATTTCTATATCTTTTGGTAATGAAACAGGCAAATCAGATTGGTTTAAAGGAACAGCTCCACATTTTTTGCAATTAACGATGGGTATCGGACATCCCCAATATCTTTGTCTAGATATTAACCAATCTCTTAAACGATATTGAATTTTATTTTCGGCCCATCCATTATTTACTCCCTCCTCTGCAATTTTTAATTTAGCAATAGTATTTGCTAAACCATTGTAATGATTTGAATTAATTAGATATCCATTTTCTACATAAGCATTATCAAGCTCATTACTTTGTTCACTTTTATCCTTTACTATTACCTGTTTAATATCTATATTGTTTTTCTTAGCAAACTCAAAATCCCTTAAATCATGAGCAGGTACACCCATAACAGCGCCTGTACCGTATTCATCAAGAACATAACTAGCCACCCAAATAGGTATAGGTTCAGAATTAACTGGATTTATTGCTATTAAGCTAGTTTTTATTCCAATTTTTTCAAGTTCATTATTTTTATTATCTTTCAAATATTGTTTAAGATTTTCTATATCTTGTATGGTTTCTTGATCAGTAATTTTTTTAATTAATGAATGATTTACAGAAATTGCTAAATAAGTAACTCCAAATAAAGTATCTGGCCTTGTTGTAAATACAGTTATATTCTTTTCTGGATTGGTATTGATATTGAAATTAATATTTGCACCAATTGACTTTCCAATCCAATTATCTTGCATTATTTTTACTCTTTCTGGCCAGTTATCTAATTTTTCTAAATCCTTCAATAACTCATCAGCATAATTAGTAATTCTTAAAAACCATTGCTTTAATAATTTTTTTTCAACTACTGCCCCAGATCTCCAAGATTTACCCTCTGAGTCAACTTGTTCATTCGCTAGGACTGTATTATCTATAGGATCCCAATTAACTTCTGATTCCTTTTGATATACAAGACCTGACTTGTATAACTCTAAAAATAGATATTGAGTCCAAATATAATAATTTTCATCACATGTTGCAAATTCCCTATCCCAATCAACTGATAGGCCCAAAAGCTTTAATTGTGACTTCATATGAGAAATATTTTTTTTAGTCCAGACACTTGGACTAATTCCTCTTTCAATAGCTGCATTTTCAGCAGGCAAACCAAAAGCGTCCCAACCCATTGGATGTAAGACAGATTTACCCTTAAACCTTTGGAATCTAGCTATTAAGTCTGTAATAACATAATTCCTAACATGTCCCATATGAAGATTGCCTGAAGGGTAGGGAAACATTGATAAGGCATAAAACTTATCGCTATTCTCAGTTAATTCATCGGTTTTGTATAAATTGTTTTCTG encodes:
- a CDS encoding peptidylprolyl isomerase — translated: MTAALFETEVGNINIEFFSDDAPNTVKNFTSLISDGFYDGLAFHRVIPGFMAQGGCPNTRNGASGMPGTGGPGYNIKCEINSNKHLKGSLSMAHAGKDTGGSQFFIVYEPQPHLDGVHTVFGKTDDMDVVLKLTNGSKILKATLK
- the leuS gene encoding leucine--tRNA ligase codes for the protein MISPDKRYEADTNLYNPSEIEKKWQSIWTENNLYKTDELTENSDKFYALSMFPYPSGNLHMGHVRNYVITDLIARFQRFKGKSVLHPMGWDAFGLPAENAAIERGISPSVWTKKNISHMKSQLKLLGLSVDWDREFATCDENYYIWTQYLFLELYKSGLVYQKESEVNWDPIDNTVLANEQVDSEGKSWRSGAVVEKKLLKQWFLRITNYADELLKDLEKLDNWPERVKIMQDNWIGKSIGANINFNINTNPEKNITVFTTRPDTLFGVTYLAISVNHSLIKKITDQETIQDIENLKQYLKDNKNNELEKIGIKTSLIAINPVNSEPIPIWVASYVLDEYGTGAVMGVPAHDLRDFEFAKKNNIDIKQVIVKDKSEQSNELDNAYVENGYLINSNHYNGLANTIAKLKIAEEGVNNGWAENKIQYRLRDWLISRQRYWGCPIPIVNCKKCGAVPLNQSDLPVSLPKDIEISANKINALGNNNDWINTTCPKCGIGARKETDTMDTFMCSSWYFLRYPSSKCSTKPFEKNEINKWLPVDQYVGGVEHAILHLLYARFFTKALRDNELFDIDEPFKKLLTQGMVQSAAYKNNKTGKYVSPSDITDLSNPTDPIDNSKLEVLFEKMSKSKYNGIDPESVIKKYGADTARMFILFKAPPEKDLEWGDTDVEGQFRFLSRIWKLYINCAKNINSKSNSHPDKEKSLIKSMNIAIKEISNDILNNQFNTAISELMKFYNSLSNSINDINNNLKIDALKTFCILLAPFAPHIAEEIWHLIGFKKSVHLEHWPSFNAEALKEDSYELVIQVNGKVRDKVNINNDMSEDQIKELTLKRPNILKWTQDKEIRKIIIVKGKIMNIVV
- a CDS encoding glucose-6-phosphate isomerase produces the protein MNGDLNSWDKFCNYLWFDKKLNIWLDISKINFTSKEIKNLEDKFKDVFSSIKELENGAISNIDENRQVGHYWLRNPSISPSSKIGEEIRADINSISEFGKQILNGDIKNKNNQQYTDVLWIGIGGSGLGPLLITESLQKCSKGLNFSYIDNVDPFLISEKLEELSEKLSTTLFVVVSKSGGTPEPRIAMEIIKSHCENNSLEWNSNAIAITMKGSKLFKKATSENWLKIFNLQDWVGGRTSITSSVGLLPLALINENISEFIRGASLMDETTRIRDFKNNPAALLSSAWYLTGDGIGKRDMVVLPYRDRLQVFSKYLQQLVMESLGKKFNRNGQVVNQGISVFGNKGSTDQHAYVQQLRDGIDNFFCIFIELLDSPSTNIFDEKENPKEYLSGFLQGTRSALSSENRQSITITLEKLNCFSLGALIALFERAVSFYAELVNINAYDQPGVEAGKKAAANIIEYQQKVSHLLDEGGEYSINDITSLFDNSVSEPIFFILREMCFGNDNYLVKGDWSNPNSLVIQKINS
- the ribBA gene encoding bifunctional 3,4-dihydroxy-2-butanone-4-phosphate synthase/GTP cyclohydrolase II, which gives rise to MKETSPKSNNGTILDINESFKIEFDPISDALAAIRNGECIIVVDDERRENEGDLICAAQFATPQQINFMATEGRGLICLAMQGEKLDSLDLPLMVDRNTDENQTAFTISIDAGPENNVTTGISAEDRAKTIQVAINPKTKPDDLRRPGHIFPLRAKKGGVLKRAGHTEAAVDIAAMSGLYPAGVICEIQNPDGSMSRLPQLKEYAKQWGMKLISIADLISYRFQTERFVFRKSDAVLPSIFGNFKAYGYVNELDGSEHVALVKQKSFKLSEPVLVRMHSECLTGDAFGSLRCDCRPQLEAALSRIEKEEEGVVVYLRQEGRGIGLINKLKAYSLQDGGLDTVEANEKLGFPADLRNYGVGAQILTDLGIKKLKLLTNNPRKIAGLGGYGIEVIERVPLVICPNDNNAEYLSVKKTKLGHMIDEDNSNSRNIDPFISIFLDGKYKSIDLVPIKNNVIKFCSDKKINIKLESTPRLLAFWNRPKLVWRILHDKNRTNSNITNEEIKNIELFIQFLSNYENSTKIGIIVSRNIEQALHPKSSIKLINTKFSINNEILYSSTRKFNLDKETFSIVFES
- the purN gene encoding phosphoribosylglycinamide formyltransferase, which translates into the protein MDRSFNYIISPEISEFRRFSPKLKIGVLASGKGTNFQELIDLSEKGELDIDIKVLITNKDDAGCIKRAESNKIPHKIIRGKDFSQKELFELEIINTLIHYDVELVVMAGWMKIVSPFFINKFKNKIINIHPSLLPAYKGGSAIKDSVLNGSKITGCSVHFVEEEVDSGSLIMQAALSIRDDDDIESLSKRIQMLEHKILPHSISQAGFLIRSNFMENY
- the argC gene encoding N-acetyl-gamma-glutamyl-phosphate reductase, translating into MNVAIVGATGYGGIQAVNLLKKIKKYKISFLGGNKTSGSKWNENFPFIYLDNDPYIEEISVDNISKNADVALLCLPNGLSSTLTRKLLDRGLKVIDLSADYRYKSLDEWKNVYSKEAAIYKRNDDDLCKEAVYGLPEINKEAISKGRLIACPGCYPTSALIPLVPYLSQGIIENEGIVIDSKSGTSGGGREPNQKLLLSECGEGLSAYGLINHRHTSEIEQVASLISGNKIELLFTPHLVPISRGMHSTIYGRLRDPGLTSDDCRILLDNYYRNFKNIKVLPVDTFPSTKWVKNTNQIFLSVKVDIRNGRIIILSAIDNLLKGQTGQAIQNLNLMSGFSMDEGLDLTNNFP